A DNA window from Mus caroli chromosome 8, CAROLI_EIJ_v1.1, whole genome shotgun sequence contains the following coding sequences:
- the Agt gene encoding angiotensinogen isoform X1 gives MDTQKQMHRSEMTPTGAGLKATIFCILTWVSLTAGDRVYIHPFHLLYHNKSTCAQLENPSVETLPESTFEPVPIQAKTSPVDEKTLRDQIVLAAEKLEDEDRQRAAQVAMIANFVGFRMYKMLNEAGSGAGGAILSPPALFGTLVSFYLGSLDPTASQLQTLLGVPVKEGECTSRLDGHKVLTALRAVQGLLVTQGGSSSQTPLLQSTVVGLFTAPGLRLKHSFVQSLALFTPALFPRSLDLSTDPVLATEKINRFIKAVTGWKMNLPLEGVSTDSTLLFNTYVHFQGTMRGFSQLPGVHEFWVDNSISVSVPMISGTGNFQHWSDAQNNFSMTCVPLGESATLLLIQPHCISDLDRMEALIFGNDLLTWIENPPPRAIRLTLPQLEIRGSFNLQDLLAEDKLSTLLGAEANLSNIGDTNPRVGEVLNSILLELKAGEEEQPTKSVQQPDSPEALDVTLSSPFLFAIYEQDSGTLHFLGRVNNPQSVV, from the exons ATG GACACACAGAAGCAAATGCACAGATCAGAGATGACTCCCACGGGGGCAGGCCTGAAGGCCACCATCTTCTGCATCTTGACCTGGGTCAGCCTGACGGCTGGGGACCGCGTATACATCCACCCCTTCCATCTCCTCTACCACAACAAGAGCACCTGCGCCCAGCTGGAGAACCCCAGTGTGGAGACACTCCCAGAGTCAACCTTTGAGCCTGTGCCCATTCAGGCCAAGACCTCCCCTGTGGATGAGAAGACCCTGCGTGATCAGATCGTGCTGGCCGCCGAGAAGCTAGAGGATGAGGACCGGCAGCGGGCTGCCCAGGTCGCAATGATCGCCAACTTCGTGGGCTTCCGCATGTACAAGATGCTGAATGAAGCAGGAAGTGGGGCCGGTGGGGCCATCCTCTCACCACCAGCTCTCTTTGGCACCCTGGTCTCTTTCTACCTTGGATCCTTAGATCCCACGGCCAGCCAGCTGCAGACGCTGCTGGGTGTCCCTGTGAAGGAGGGAGAATGCACCTCCCGACTAGATGGACACAAGGTCCTCACTGCCCTGCGGGCCGTTCAGGGCTTGCTGGTCACCCAGGGTGGGAGCAGCAGCCAGACACCCCTGCTACAGTCCACCGTGGTGGGGCTATTCACTGCCCCAGGCTTGCGTCTAAAGCACTCATTTGTTCAGAGTCTGGCTCTCTTTACCCCTGCCCTCTTCCCACGCTCTCTGGATTTATCCACTGACCCAGTTCTTGCcactgagaaaatcaacaggttCATAAAGGCTGTGACAGGGTGGAAGATGAACTTGCCACTGGAGGGGGTCAGCACAGACAGCACCCTACTTTTCAACACCTACGTTCACTTCCAAG GAACGATGAGAGGTTTCTCTCAGCTGCCTGGAGTCCATGAATTCTGGGTGGACAACAGCATCTCAGTGTCTGTGCCCATGATCTCCGGCACTGGCAACTTCCAGCACTGGAGTGACGCCCAGAACAACTTCTCCATGACATGCGTGCCCCTAGGTGAGAGTGCTACCCTGCTGCTGATCCAGCCCCACTGCATCTCAGATCTCGACAGGATGGAGGCCCTCATCTTCGGGAACGACCTCCTGACTTGGATAGAGAACCCGCCTCCTCG GGccatccgcctgactctgccccAGTTGGAAATTCGAGGATCCTTCAATCTGCAGGACCTGCTGGCCGAGGACAAGCTGTCCACCCTTTTGGGTGCAGAGGCAAATCTGAGCAACATTGGTGACACCAACCCCCGAGTGGGAGAG GTTCTCAACAGCATCCTCCTTGAACTcaaagcaggagaggaagaaCAGCCGACCAAGTCTGTCCAGCAGCCTGACTCGCCGGAGGCACTGGATGTGACCCTGAGCAGCCCCTTCCTGTTCGCCATCTATGAGCAGGACTCAGGCACGCTGCACTTTCTGGGTAGAGTGAATAACCCCCAGAGTGTGGTGTGA
- the Agt gene encoding angiotensinogen isoform X2 has protein sequence MHRSEMTPTGAGLKATIFCILTWVSLTAGDRVYIHPFHLLYHNKSTCAQLENPSVETLPESTFEPVPIQAKTSPVDEKTLRDQIVLAAEKLEDEDRQRAAQVAMIANFVGFRMYKMLNEAGSGAGGAILSPPALFGTLVSFYLGSLDPTASQLQTLLGVPVKEGECTSRLDGHKVLTALRAVQGLLVTQGGSSSQTPLLQSTVVGLFTAPGLRLKHSFVQSLALFTPALFPRSLDLSTDPVLATEKINRFIKAVTGWKMNLPLEGVSTDSTLLFNTYVHFQGTMRGFSQLPGVHEFWVDNSISVSVPMISGTGNFQHWSDAQNNFSMTCVPLGESATLLLIQPHCISDLDRMEALIFGNDLLTWIENPPPRAIRLTLPQLEIRGSFNLQDLLAEDKLSTLLGAEANLSNIGDTNPRVGEVLNSILLELKAGEEEQPTKSVQQPDSPEALDVTLSSPFLFAIYEQDSGTLHFLGRVNNPQSVV, from the exons ATGCACAGATCAGAGATGACTCCCACGGGGGCAGGCCTGAAGGCCACCATCTTCTGCATCTTGACCTGGGTCAGCCTGACGGCTGGGGACCGCGTATACATCCACCCCTTCCATCTCCTCTACCACAACAAGAGCACCTGCGCCCAGCTGGAGAACCCCAGTGTGGAGACACTCCCAGAGTCAACCTTTGAGCCTGTGCCCATTCAGGCCAAGACCTCCCCTGTGGATGAGAAGACCCTGCGTGATCAGATCGTGCTGGCCGCCGAGAAGCTAGAGGATGAGGACCGGCAGCGGGCTGCCCAGGTCGCAATGATCGCCAACTTCGTGGGCTTCCGCATGTACAAGATGCTGAATGAAGCAGGAAGTGGGGCCGGTGGGGCCATCCTCTCACCACCAGCTCTCTTTGGCACCCTGGTCTCTTTCTACCTTGGATCCTTAGATCCCACGGCCAGCCAGCTGCAGACGCTGCTGGGTGTCCCTGTGAAGGAGGGAGAATGCACCTCCCGACTAGATGGACACAAGGTCCTCACTGCCCTGCGGGCCGTTCAGGGCTTGCTGGTCACCCAGGGTGGGAGCAGCAGCCAGACACCCCTGCTACAGTCCACCGTGGTGGGGCTATTCACTGCCCCAGGCTTGCGTCTAAAGCACTCATTTGTTCAGAGTCTGGCTCTCTTTACCCCTGCCCTCTTCCCACGCTCTCTGGATTTATCCACTGACCCAGTTCTTGCcactgagaaaatcaacaggttCATAAAGGCTGTGACAGGGTGGAAGATGAACTTGCCACTGGAGGGGGTCAGCACAGACAGCACCCTACTTTTCAACACCTACGTTCACTTCCAAG GAACGATGAGAGGTTTCTCTCAGCTGCCTGGAGTCCATGAATTCTGGGTGGACAACAGCATCTCAGTGTCTGTGCCCATGATCTCCGGCACTGGCAACTTCCAGCACTGGAGTGACGCCCAGAACAACTTCTCCATGACATGCGTGCCCCTAGGTGAGAGTGCTACCCTGCTGCTGATCCAGCCCCACTGCATCTCAGATCTCGACAGGATGGAGGCCCTCATCTTCGGGAACGACCTCCTGACTTGGATAGAGAACCCGCCTCCTCG GGccatccgcctgactctgccccAGTTGGAAATTCGAGGATCCTTCAATCTGCAGGACCTGCTGGCCGAGGACAAGCTGTCCACCCTTTTGGGTGCAGAGGCAAATCTGAGCAACATTGGTGACACCAACCCCCGAGTGGGAGAG GTTCTCAACAGCATCCTCCTTGAACTcaaagcaggagaggaagaaCAGCCGACCAAGTCTGTCCAGCAGCCTGACTCGCCGGAGGCACTGGATGTGACCCTGAGCAGCCCCTTCCTGTTCGCCATCTATGAGCAGGACTCAGGCACGCTGCACTTTCTGGGTAGAGTGAATAACCCCCAGAGTGTGGTGTGA